The following are encoded in a window of Microbacterium sp. LWO13-1.2 genomic DNA:
- a CDS encoding mandelate racemase/muconate lactonizing enzyme family protein gives MASTITDARAFLVDVAVENERTDAVQRFVSQETIFVELATSDGLHGLGYSYTIGTGGRAVLSMLRDHLLPILVGQEADRIEAVWYRLFASTRATTTGAITSLALAAVDTALWDIAARRASLPLWRLAGGFRQDIPLYDTEGGWLHLGVDELVEGALASQRAGLKGVKVKIGKPNGQEDRERLIAVREAVGSHFDIMVDANQSMTSAEAIRRARLFDGLDLGWIEEPLPADDIEGHARLAAATSTPIAVGESMYSIAQFREYLDRGAAGIVQVDVARIGGITPWLKVAHLAEAFNVHVCPHFLMELHVSLVAAIPNGRYVEHIPQLRAITRTGMTIEDGRALAPEVVGLGIDWDRNAMDDRTVL, from the coding sequence ATGGCCAGCACAATCACCGATGCCCGCGCGTTCCTCGTCGACGTCGCCGTCGAGAACGAACGCACGGATGCGGTGCAGAGATTCGTCTCCCAAGAGACGATCTTCGTCGAACTCGCGACGAGCGACGGCCTGCACGGCCTCGGGTACTCCTACACGATCGGCACAGGAGGTCGCGCGGTGCTCTCGATGCTGCGCGACCACCTGCTGCCGATCCTTGTCGGCCAGGAGGCTGACCGCATCGAGGCCGTCTGGTATCGCTTGTTCGCCTCGACTCGCGCGACGACGACCGGAGCGATCACGTCGCTGGCGCTCGCGGCCGTCGACACGGCGCTGTGGGACATCGCCGCACGCCGCGCATCGTTGCCGCTGTGGCGCCTGGCAGGAGGGTTCCGTCAGGACATCCCGCTCTACGACACCGAGGGCGGATGGTTGCACCTCGGCGTCGACGAGCTCGTGGAGGGGGCGCTCGCCTCGCAGCGCGCCGGGCTCAAGGGTGTCAAGGTGAAGATCGGCAAGCCGAACGGCCAGGAGGATCGCGAGCGCCTCATCGCCGTGCGGGAGGCCGTCGGATCGCATTTCGACATCATGGTCGACGCCAACCAGTCGATGACGAGCGCCGAGGCGATCCGTCGCGCCCGACTCTTCGATGGTCTCGACCTCGGGTGGATCGAAGAGCCGCTGCCGGCCGATGACATCGAGGGTCATGCACGGCTCGCGGCCGCGACGTCCACGCCGATCGCGGTCGGCGAGTCCATGTACTCGATCGCGCAGTTCCGCGAGTACCTCGATCGAGGAGCCGCCGGCATCGTCCAGGTCGACGTGGCGCGCATCGGTGGCATCACGCCCTGGCTCAAGGTGGCGCACCTCGCCGAGGCGTTCAACGTGCACGTCTGCCCGCACTTCCTCATGGAGCTGCACGTGAGCCTGGTGGCCGCGATCCCGAACGGCCGCTACGTCGAACACATCCCGCAGCTGCGTGCGATCACCAGGACCGGCATGACCATCGAAGACGGTCGGGCGCTGGCACCGGAGGTCGTCGGCCTCGGCATCGACTGGGACCGTAACGCGATGGATGACAGGACTGTGCTCTGA
- a CDS encoding GntR family transcriptional regulator, with protein sequence MSALDQLPAFSVGARTMLGDEVYFALQQSILDGTVPPDARINAGELARRFDVSPTPVREALARLESDGLVEKLPLRGYRTTDLLDRQQLGELFELRLLLEPETAASAAARRSAAEAEGLEQEVEAGRIAIDEDDAYRLLSQHDVRLHDLVFRAAHNETVRQAYSRTHCHLHTFRLAYTGSYVADTVAEHSAVVAAIIAGDTKKASTSMRTHIERSRDRLMSGLD encoded by the coding sequence ATGTCTGCGCTGGATCAATTACCCGCCTTCAGCGTGGGAGCCCGGACCATGCTGGGCGACGAGGTGTATTTCGCGCTGCAGCAATCGATCCTCGACGGCACGGTCCCGCCGGATGCGCGCATCAACGCCGGAGAGCTCGCTCGACGATTCGACGTCTCCCCCACGCCCGTGCGCGAAGCCCTCGCCCGACTCGAGTCGGATGGACTCGTGGAGAAGCTCCCGCTGCGCGGATATCGGACAACGGACCTCTTGGATAGACAGCAACTCGGCGAGCTCTTCGAGTTGCGTCTGCTGCTCGAGCCCGAGACCGCAGCCAGTGCCGCCGCACGACGCTCCGCTGCCGAAGCCGAAGGCCTCGAGCAGGAAGTCGAGGCGGGGCGCATCGCCATCGATGAGGATGACGCGTACCGCCTGCTATCCCAGCACGACGTCCGCCTGCACGATCTCGTGTTCCGCGCGGCGCACAACGAGACCGTCCGGCAGGCGTATTCGCGCACGCACTGCCACCTGCACACGTTCCGTCTCGCCTACACCGGGTCGTACGTCGCCGACACCGTCGCGGAGCATTCCGCCGTGGTCGCGGCCATCATTGCGGGCGACACCAAGAAAGCGTCCACGTCGATGCGGACGCACATCGAACGCTCACGCGATCGGCTCATGAGCGGCCTGGACTGA
- a CDS encoding substrate-binding domain-containing protein, with product MRTTQHLRLGAAVAAAAALTLALAACTPQNSDSSAGGGDGASDMADVRVALVPGGAHPYFQPWIAAGEKAAEDFGLGEVTFNETAEWDQTKQNDVINSLVANGYNAFGIFGVSPTDINSTFKKLADAGIAVGSIASCPAGDENLAAFCLSTDTEEAAYQAAVAAIEAIGGSGAIVHMTGNNVDSNTQRRIAGVERAIEETDGAVTLLQNITDVDTDLATAQKAASDLLAASGSKINAIVTTAYNPAVASAEAISESGLDIQLVAIDDDATILDGIRDGSIYGTVAQNPTGQAYVGSWVLAQLASGACEMADPGVVVDSGSFVVTKDNVETYGDEQKAFADKVQKKFEDELLTCK from the coding sequence ATGCGCACCACACAGCACCTGCGGCTCGGCGCCGCCGTCGCGGCGGCCGCGGCACTCACTCTCGCTCTCGCGGCCTGCACCCCGCAGAATTCCGACTCGTCCGCTGGCGGCGGAGACGGCGCGAGCGACATGGCAGACGTTCGCGTCGCCCTGGTCCCGGGTGGCGCGCACCCGTACTTCCAGCCATGGATCGCGGCCGGCGAGAAGGCCGCAGAGGACTTCGGCCTGGGCGAGGTCACCTTCAACGAGACGGCGGAGTGGGACCAGACGAAGCAGAACGACGTCATCAACTCGCTCGTCGCCAACGGCTACAACGCGTTCGGGATCTTCGGTGTCTCGCCCACTGACATCAACTCCACCTTCAAGAAGCTGGCAGATGCAGGCATCGCGGTCGGCTCGATCGCCTCGTGTCCTGCCGGCGACGAGAACCTTGCTGCATTCTGTCTGTCGACGGACACCGAGGAAGCCGCCTACCAGGCGGCGGTCGCCGCCATCGAGGCGATCGGCGGCTCGGGTGCGATCGTGCACATGACCGGAAACAACGTCGATTCCAACACTCAGCGGCGCATCGCCGGTGTCGAACGCGCCATCGAAGAGACCGACGGCGCGGTGACGCTCCTGCAGAACATCACCGACGTCGACACCGACCTCGCGACGGCGCAGAAGGCGGCATCCGACCTCCTCGCCGCCAGCGGCTCCAAGATCAACGCGATCGTCACGACCGCGTACAACCCCGCTGTGGCGAGCGCCGAGGCGATCTCGGAATCCGGCCTCGACATCCAGCTCGTCGCGATCGACGATGACGCCACGATTCTCGACGGCATCCGCGACGGCTCGATCTACGGAACAGTCGCGCAGAACCCCACCGGACAGGCATATGTCGGCAGTTGGGTCCTCGCCCAGCTCGCGAGCGGAGCCTGTGAGATGGCAGACCCCGGCGTCGTGGTGGACTCCGGATCGTTCGTCGTCACGAAGGACAACGTGGAGACCTACGGTGACGAGCAGAAGGCGTTCGCCGACAAGGTGCAGAAGAAGTTCGAAGACGAACTGCTCACCTGCAAGTGA
- a CDS encoding M57 family metalloprotease produces the protein MRLTRKLALAATAAAVLTLGAVIPAAGATSVDDDSDVPSFQEFAASTYRDIDGSYIVNGDEVLSDRGELREFYDLLIGPETPTDGLIVNTVGGIDDKWSASQVSNLTYCVSTKFGTRHADVVSAMASGAALWESASPRINFVYVGSADGNCTTRNKSVLFSVEPVQTSQYIARAFFPSTADRQQNVLIDDSIWSSGSWTPTNILGHELGHVLGFRHEHTRPESGTCFEDTNWRPLTPYDSSSIMHYPQCNGTSDDLSMTSADRTGVVSLYGG, from the coding sequence ATGCGACTCACGAGAAAACTCGCGCTCGCCGCCACTGCGGCAGCCGTACTCACCCTCGGCGCGGTCATCCCCGCTGCCGGCGCGACCTCGGTCGATGACGACTCCGACGTTCCCTCCTTCCAGGAGTTCGCGGCGTCGACCTACCGGGACATCGACGGCAGCTACATCGTCAACGGCGACGAAGTCCTCTCGGATCGGGGGGAGTTGCGGGAGTTCTACGACCTTCTCATCGGCCCCGAGACACCGACCGACGGCCTCATCGTCAACACGGTGGGCGGCATCGACGACAAGTGGTCGGCCTCGCAGGTGAGCAATCTCACCTATTGCGTCAGTACGAAATTCGGCACGCGTCACGCCGATGTCGTGAGCGCGATGGCCAGCGGTGCAGCGCTCTGGGAGTCCGCATCCCCGAGGATCAACTTCGTGTACGTCGGCAGCGCTGACGGCAACTGCACCACGCGCAACAAGTCGGTCCTGTTCTCGGTCGAGCCGGTGCAGACGTCGCAGTACATCGCTCGCGCGTTCTTCCCGAGCACCGCGGACCGTCAGCAGAACGTGCTCATCGACGACTCGATCTGGTCCTCCGGCTCGTGGACGCCGACGAACATCCTCGGCCACGAGCTCGGCCACGTTCTCGGCTTCCGCCACGAGCACACCCGCCCCGAATCGGGCACGTGCTTCGAGGACACCAACTGGCGTCCGCTGACGCCGTACGACTCGTCGTCGATCATGCACTACCCGCAGTGCAACGGCACGTCCGACGACCTGTCGATGACGAGCGCCGACCGCACCGGCGTCGTCAGCCTCTACGGCGGCTGA
- a CDS encoding L-rhamnose mutarotase, which yields MRIALHSVIVDGSIDQYRSRHARIPDDLRALFAEAGIHDWTIWRSGRNLFHVVDCADFDRAMSVVESAPANAAWQKDIGRFVEGFYGPDGEVGFLPIERVWSLEEQNRTAP from the coding sequence ATGCGGATCGCCCTGCACTCCGTCATCGTGGATGGATCCATCGACCAGTACCGCTCGCGTCATGCCCGGATCCCCGACGATCTGCGCGCTCTGTTTGCCGAGGCCGGTATCCACGATTGGACCATCTGGCGGTCAGGCAGGAATCTCTTCCACGTGGTCGACTGCGCGGATTTCGATCGGGCGATGAGCGTCGTCGAGTCCGCACCGGCGAACGCCGCCTGGCAGAAGGACATCGGGCGCTTCGTCGAGGGCTTTTACGGGCCGGATGGAGAGGTCGGTTTTCTCCCGATCGAGCGGGTGTGGTCGCTGGAGGAGCAGAACAGGACGGCGCCCTGA
- a CDS encoding aldo/keto reductase translates to MRNQRMRELGTLGMGCAQIGNLWHAVSDEEAEETIRAAWDAGIRYFDTAPHYGLGLSERRLGRALAAYPRDEYVVSTKVGRVLVPSPETAHERDAANFFDVPADQRRVYDLSRDGVLRSLEASLERLGMDRIDVVFMHDPDDHWESASTTGARTLAGLRDEGVIRGFGAGMNQAEMLADFIERTDVDIVMCAGRFTLLEQGSASRMLALAHERGVDVVAAAVYNSGLLSRESVPDDASYDYAEASPEILRRARDLERICREHEASLPAAALQFALRWPQVVSVVVGMRGAQQAEEAASRMAASLPEELWIALENAGHITLSPPSVS, encoded by the coding sequence ATGCGGAACCAGCGAATGCGTGAACTCGGCACACTCGGCATGGGATGCGCCCAGATCGGAAACCTGTGGCACGCGGTCTCGGACGAGGAGGCGGAGGAGACGATTCGCGCCGCGTGGGATGCCGGCATCCGATACTTCGACACCGCCCCGCACTATGGGCTGGGACTCTCGGAACGCCGCCTCGGTCGCGCGCTCGCCGCGTACCCTCGCGACGAGTACGTCGTGTCGACGAAGGTCGGGCGTGTGCTCGTCCCGAGCCCGGAGACCGCGCACGAGCGGGATGCCGCGAACTTCTTCGACGTGCCTGCCGACCAACGGCGGGTGTACGACCTGAGCCGTGACGGCGTACTGCGCTCGCTCGAGGCGAGTCTCGAACGGCTCGGAATGGATCGCATCGACGTCGTCTTCATGCATGATCCGGATGACCACTGGGAGAGTGCGTCGACGACCGGGGCACGGACATTGGCCGGGCTCCGCGATGAAGGAGTGATCCGCGGCTTCGGAGCCGGGATGAATCAGGCGGAGATGCTCGCAGACTTCATCGAGCGGACCGACGTCGACATCGTCATGTGCGCAGGACGATTCACCCTCCTCGAGCAGGGGAGTGCGAGCAGGATGCTCGCGCTCGCGCACGAGCGCGGAGTGGACGTCGTCGCCGCTGCCGTCTACAACTCGGGACTCCTCAGCCGGGAGAGCGTGCCAGACGATGCGAGCTACGACTACGCCGAGGCTTCGCCGGAAATCCTGCGCAGGGCTCGCGACCTGGAACGCATCTGCCGCGAGCATGAGGCCTCCCTCCCGGCGGCGGCGCTGCAGTTCGCGTTGCGCTGGCCACAGGTCGTTTCCGTGGTCGTCGGAATGCGCGGCGCTCAGCAGGCGGAGGAAGCGGCTTCACGGATGGCCGCGTCGCTCCCGGAAGAGCTGTGGATCGCGCTGGAGAATGCGGGTCACATCACACTGTCACCGCCGTCTGTTTCCTAG
- a CDS encoding BtrH N-terminal domain-containing protein, with protein MNESAPRTSSARQVIDGIPTSGGLHCETTALGVLLTHAGLSLSEPMLFGLGAGLSFIYWDSKQQALPFLGGRVKPFALTQALTSRLGVTLRAEETTSARKAWDRLRTTIDHGTPVGLQLDSHDLEYFGSRVHFAGHVVAMYGYDDERAYLVDTAQQGGEVSTSVESLARARAARGPMSAHHRAFTVDVPVAATRPERIRESIAPAITACAREFLAPPIANIGNRGILTTAKRIPLWFDRVADPARDLAVIAMLMERAGTGGALFRNLYRDFLTESAERVERRSHADIIGEGAARFAESALLWTRVSESIARAGSTGDADHLTEAAEVLRDIEAIETAAMTSLASLATV; from the coding sequence ATGAATGAATCAGCGCCTCGAACGAGCAGTGCCAGGCAGGTCATCGACGGCATCCCCACCTCCGGCGGATTGCATTGCGAGACAACGGCACTCGGCGTTCTCCTGACGCACGCCGGACTCTCACTGTCCGAGCCGATGCTGTTCGGCCTGGGCGCAGGACTGTCGTTCATCTATTGGGATTCCAAGCAGCAGGCCCTGCCATTCCTCGGCGGACGGGTCAAGCCGTTCGCGCTCACCCAAGCCCTGACATCCCGCCTGGGAGTAACCCTGCGTGCGGAGGAGACGACTTCGGCGCGGAAGGCGTGGGATCGGCTGCGCACGACGATCGACCATGGCACCCCCGTCGGCCTGCAGCTCGACAGCCACGACCTGGAGTATTTCGGCTCCCGCGTGCATTTCGCCGGCCACGTCGTCGCCATGTACGGGTACGACGATGAGCGGGCATACCTCGTCGACACGGCTCAGCAGGGCGGCGAGGTCTCGACGAGCGTGGAGAGCCTGGCGCGGGCTCGAGCAGCACGCGGGCCGATGTCTGCGCACCACCGCGCCTTCACCGTTGACGTGCCCGTCGCAGCGACACGGCCTGAGCGGATCCGCGAATCGATCGCTCCTGCGATCACGGCTTGCGCGAGGGAATTCCTCGCGCCCCCGATTGCCAACATCGGCAACCGGGGCATCCTCACGACGGCGAAGCGCATTCCCCTGTGGTTCGATCGGGTCGCTGACCCTGCTCGCGATCTCGCGGTCATCGCGATGCTGATGGAGCGGGCGGGCACAGGAGGGGCGCTGTTCCGCAATCTGTATCGGGACTTCCTGACCGAGAGCGCGGAACGCGTCGAACGCAGATCCCACGCGGACATCATCGGTGAGGGCGCAGCCCGGTTCGCGGAATCCGCACTGCTCTGGACGCGCGTCTCAGAATCGATCGCCCGCGCCGGCAGCACGGGGGATGCGGACCACCTGACTGAGGCAGCCGAAGTGCTCCGAGACATCGAAGCAATCGAGACGGCGGCGATGACGTCACTCGCCTCGCTGGCGACAGTCTGA
- a CDS encoding sugar ABC transporter ATP-binding protein: MSIALEIKNLRKTFPGVTALADANLVVEAGSVHALMGENGAGKSTLIKIVTGVQGADSGELLLGGEPVSFANPLEALSAGIGVVHQERNVVREFTVGENIALSAMPRRGGIVDWRRVWREAKRCLDMLDLEIDPRTPMRELSAAQIQLVEIARGLYRSAKVLLLDEPTASLSNDEAERLYRVVGQLSSEGTAIVLVSHKLDEVFAHCDAITVLRDGSTVMPSQPIATTSHDDVVAKMVGRTLANLEVDARPVDRTATPALELLEVSTAAGHRKISLAVHPGEVLGMYGLVGAGRTELARAILGLDRVTGGEVRVEGKAVRIRSVRDALRRFRIGYVTENRKEEGVFLLQSITRNIAVTIWSDLSKVLGFVSGRREREAVSDYVDALDIKISSQDQLAGQLSGGNQQKVSLAKWLAARTRVLIVDEPTVGIDVRTKRAFYELLWRLADDGMAILLISSDLAEMVTLADRIVVMDQFIVRGAVENTHDYSTMSAEVMAHIHGSAVAR; this comes from the coding sequence ATGAGCATCGCACTGGAGATCAAGAACCTGCGTAAGACGTTCCCCGGCGTCACGGCGCTCGCCGATGCGAATCTCGTCGTCGAGGCCGGTTCGGTGCACGCGTTGATGGGGGAGAACGGCGCCGGGAAGTCCACGCTCATCAAGATCGTCACGGGCGTGCAGGGCGCCGACTCCGGGGAGCTTCTCCTCGGCGGGGAGCCGGTGTCGTTCGCGAATCCGCTCGAAGCCCTGTCTGCTGGCATCGGCGTGGTGCACCAGGAGCGCAACGTCGTGCGGGAATTCACCGTCGGAGAGAACATCGCGCTCTCCGCGATGCCGCGTCGAGGCGGAATCGTCGACTGGCGCCGGGTCTGGCGAGAGGCGAAGCGCTGCCTGGACATGCTCGACCTCGAAATCGATCCGCGCACGCCGATGCGAGAGCTCTCCGCGGCGCAGATCCAACTCGTCGAGATCGCCCGTGGGCTCTATCGCAGCGCGAAGGTGCTTCTGCTCGACGAACCGACGGCGTCGCTCAGCAATGACGAGGCGGAACGCCTCTACCGCGTCGTCGGACAGCTCAGTTCCGAGGGCACCGCGATCGTGCTCGTGAGCCACAAACTCGACGAGGTGTTCGCGCATTGCGACGCGATCACCGTGCTCCGCGACGGAAGCACGGTGATGCCGTCGCAGCCGATCGCCACGACATCCCACGACGATGTCGTGGCGAAGATGGTCGGTCGCACGCTCGCGAACCTCGAGGTCGACGCGCGCCCGGTGGACCGTACTGCGACCCCCGCGCTCGAGCTCCTCGAGGTGAGCACGGCCGCCGGGCACCGCAAGATCTCGCTCGCCGTACATCCCGGCGAGGTGCTCGGCATGTACGGACTCGTCGGCGCCGGACGCACCGAACTCGCCCGCGCCATCCTCGGCCTCGACCGGGTCACCGGCGGCGAGGTGCGCGTGGAGGGCAAGGCGGTGCGGATCCGCTCGGTGCGCGATGCGCTCCGGCGCTTCCGCATCGGGTACGTCACCGAGAACCGCAAGGAGGAGGGCGTCTTCCTCCTGCAGTCCATCACCCGCAACATCGCGGTCACGATCTGGTCCGATCTCTCGAAAGTTCTCGGATTCGTGTCCGGACGTCGGGAGCGCGAGGCCGTGAGCGACTATGTGGATGCTCTCGACATCAAGATCTCGTCACAGGATCAGCTCGCCGGTCAGCTGTCCGGGGGCAATCAGCAGAAGGTGTCGCTCGCGAAGTGGCTCGCCGCCCGCACACGCGTCCTCATCGTCGACGAGCCGACGGTCGGCATCGACGTGCGCACGAAACGGGCGTTCTACGAGCTGTTGTGGCGTCTCGCAGACGACGGGATGGCCATCCTGCTGATCTCGAGCGACCTCGCCGAGATGGTCACGCTCGCCGACCGGATCGTCGTCATGGATCAGTTCATCGTCCGCGGCGCCGTGGAGAACACGCACGACTACTCAACGATGAGCGCCGAGGTCATGGCGCACATCCACGGGTCTGCTGTCGCCCGATGA
- a CDS encoding ABC transporter permease, translating to MSRLRAAVRAELRSPRALLLVLIVVLFVAFASLKPAFLNGPFVIAPLLTSIAIFTVVGLSQMVVLSVGHMNLAVGQLAGVGALVAGACLENLGMPLLAGLAVGALASTVLGGLAGWIIAKTGVNSFIVTLAMSFTLLGLIPTLYERWSTGQAFTTLPDAFQAVGRGTFADVCLLGYCGSEAIPLMILPALVCMAAIWYFYTCTQGGREVLMTGSSLRAAELSGVPTARRMILVHALSGLLAAIAGILLAASTGSFTPAIGGEFMLSSFLGPILGGTLLAGGLVSIVGTALGITLTSVIRKGLELYGVGLETLNVLLGCILLAALATDRLRLIFARRRPSMKNESVATLAVELDEAEAIR from the coding sequence ATGTCGCGTCTCCGCGCCGCCGTCCGCGCCGAGTTGCGCTCGCCGCGTGCGCTGCTGCTGGTGCTCATCGTGGTGCTCTTCGTCGCCTTCGCCTCGCTGAAGCCCGCCTTCCTCAACGGCCCGTTCGTCATCGCGCCTCTTCTCACATCGATCGCGATCTTCACCGTGGTGGGGCTCTCACAGATGGTCGTGCTCTCCGTCGGACACATGAACCTGGCGGTGGGCCAGCTGGCGGGGGTCGGAGCGCTGGTCGCCGGTGCGTGCCTGGAGAACCTGGGGATGCCGCTGCTCGCAGGCCTGGCCGTCGGGGCGCTGGCGAGCACTGTGCTCGGAGGTCTCGCCGGATGGATCATCGCCAAGACTGGCGTGAACTCCTTCATCGTGACGCTCGCGATGAGCTTCACACTGCTCGGGCTGATCCCCACCTTGTATGAGCGTTGGAGCACCGGACAGGCCTTCACCACGCTCCCCGACGCCTTCCAGGCGGTCGGTCGCGGGACGTTCGCCGACGTCTGCCTTCTCGGATACTGCGGATCCGAGGCCATTCCGCTCATGATCCTTCCTGCGCTGGTCTGCATGGCCGCGATCTGGTACTTCTACACCTGCACCCAGGGCGGTCGCGAGGTGCTGATGACCGGGAGCAGCCTGCGGGCGGCGGAGCTCTCCGGCGTGCCGACCGCGCGTCGGATGATCCTGGTCCATGCGCTCTCCGGCCTGCTGGCCGCGATCGCCGGCATCCTGCTCGCAGCCAGCACCGGCTCGTTCACCCCGGCGATCGGCGGGGAGTTCATGCTCTCCTCGTTCCTGGGGCCGATCCTCGGCGGTACGTTGCTCGCCGGCGGCCTGGTCTCGATCGTCGGAACAGCGCTCGGCATCACGCTCACCTCCGTCATCCGCAAGGGCCTCGAGCTTTACGGCGTCGGTCTTGAGACCCTCAATGTGCTTCTGGGCTGCATCCTGCTGGCCGCGCTCGCGACGGACCGACTGCGCCTGATCTTCGCCCGGCGTCGTCCATCCATGAAGAACGAATCGGTCGCGACGCTGGCCGTCGAACTGGACGAGGCGGAGGCCATCCGATGA
- a CDS encoding ABC transporter permease has translation MKRVISANNLLLVGIVVAGAVILGIATSGQFFGPVSMTSFFRFVSVPILIGLAQMITLCVGQLNLAVGAIGGVSACVTGVIVTSWGVPPWIGALVAVLAGALLGLANGLIVVGTRINGFIVTLAMSQILIGLQYALVGTRTIGRDAWPELAAFGRSDILGIPTIFLLTLLVAVIVALYFAQTVSGRTLLASGGNASAAQLAGISADRAVVVAHTLSGLLCGVAALVSISFLPGVNTTVGGDWLLPSFAAPIIGGVALAGGTVAVLGTVLAAMVVRLVDAASPIFRFDAEVVNFVVGAVVLGTVALGKLREVQASRHASRIRSLRAEAALAETPFAEVKR, from the coding sequence ATGAAACGCGTCATCAGTGCGAACAACCTGCTGCTGGTCGGCATCGTCGTTGCGGGAGCCGTGATCCTCGGGATCGCGACCTCGGGCCAGTTCTTCGGCCCGGTGTCGATGACGAGCTTCTTCCGCTTCGTCAGCGTTCCGATCCTGATCGGACTGGCGCAGATGATCACGCTCTGCGTGGGTCAGCTCAATCTCGCCGTCGGCGCCATCGGCGGAGTGTCCGCGTGCGTGACCGGGGTCATCGTCACCTCGTGGGGCGTGCCCCCGTGGATCGGCGCCCTCGTCGCGGTGCTCGCCGGTGCGCTCCTCGGGCTGGCGAACGGCCTGATCGTGGTCGGAACCCGCATCAACGGCTTCATCGTCACTCTCGCCATGTCGCAGATCCTGATCGGATTGCAGTACGCCCTCGTGGGCACCCGCACCATCGGACGTGACGCCTGGCCGGAGCTCGCCGCGTTCGGTCGCTCCGACATCCTGGGCATCCCGACGATCTTCCTCCTCACCCTTCTCGTCGCGGTCATCGTGGCCCTGTACTTCGCGCAGACCGTGTCGGGGCGCACTCTGCTCGCGAGCGGCGGCAACGCCTCTGCGGCGCAGCTCGCGGGGATATCGGCCGACCGCGCTGTCGTCGTCGCCCACACCCTGTCCGGCCTTCTGTGCGGCGTCGCTGCGCTGGTCAGCATCTCGTTCCTGCCCGGTGTCAACACCACCGTCGGCGGCGACTGGCTGCTGCCGAGCTTCGCGGCCCCCATCATCGGCGGGGTCGCGCTGGCGGGCGGCACGGTCGCCGTGCTCGGCACCGTGCTGGCGGCGATGGTCGTCCGGCTCGTGGATGCCGCGAGCCCGATCTTCCGCTTCGATGCCGAGGTCGTCAACTTCGTCGTCGGAGCAGTCGTCCTCGGCACGGTCGCGCTCGGCAAGCTGCGCGAGGTGCAGGCGTCACGGCACGCCAGCCGGATCAGATCGTTGCGCGCTGAGGCGGCGCTGGCGGAAACCCCTTTCGCGGAGGTGAAGCGATGA